GACTAGCGAAAATTCACCGTTTTGTGTGTTTGGTGATGATGTGCGTAAATTTTATGCCATGCAGTTTCACCCGGAGGTCCAGCACAGCGAGTTTGGCTCTCAAATTTTAAAGAATTTTGCTAAGCATATTTGTGGTTGTGAAAGCACTTGGAATATGGGAAGCTTTGCTAAAATGCAAATGGAGCGTATAAAGGCTAAAGTAGGCGATGACAAGGTGCTTTGTGCAGTTAGCGGTGGTGTTGATAGCTCTGTCGTGGCGGCACTTTTGGCACATTGTATAAAAGATAATTTAATAGTTGTTTTTGTTGATAACGGTCTACTTCGCACAAATGAGCGTGAGCAAGTTGAGGCTACATTTAGAACTCGTCTAGGCGTTGATTTGATAGTTATTGATGCGAGTGAAATGTTTTTAAGTCGTTTAGCAGGAGTTACCGATCCTGAGAAGAAACGTAAAATAATCGGCGAGACGTTTATCGAGGTGTTTGACGCTGAAGCCAAAAAGCACACAAATGTAAAATACCTAGCACAAGGCACACTTTACACCGATATCATCGAGAGTTCGGTTGTTGGTGCTAGTAAAACGATAAAAAGTCATCATAATGTCGGTGGTTTGCCTGACTGGATGAAATTTGAGCTTATCGAGCCGTTACGTGAAATTTTTAAAGATGAGGTTAGACAGCTTGGCCTTGAGCTAGGACTTTCTCGCGATCTTGTCTTCCGTCATCCGTTCCCGGGACCAGGACTTGCTATACGCATAATGGGTGAAGTAAATGTGCCTAGCTTGGAGCTTCTTCGTAAAGCCGATGTGATACTTCGCGATGAGCTAAAAAGCACAGGCTGGTATAACAAAACATGGCAAGCATTTTGCGTGCTTTTAAATGTAAATTCCGTAGGCGTAATGGGTGATAACCGCACTTATGAAAACGCTGTTTGTATCCGTGTAGTAGATGCTAGTGATGGCATGACGGCAAGCTTTTCAAGACTTCCTTATGACCTGCTTGAAAATGTATCACGTCGTATAATTAACGAGGTTGAGGGAATAAACCGCGTAGTTTATGATATAAGCTCAAAACCACCTGCAACGATCGAGTGGGAGTAGTTAAAAACAGGCTCTAAAGCCTTATAAATAGCTGTTTTGTGAGCGTTGTGCTTGCAAAATGCTTGCAAATTTTATTATTACATGTAAAAACGCTAATCGGTATATATGTACCGACCCCCAAAAGTTAGACCAAAAAATCTAACGATTGGGAGGTCGGTATTTTTATGGCAAAATATAATTTTGAATTCAAGAAGAAAGTTGTTTTAGAATATTTGGATGGTAAAGGAGGAACGCCATATCTTTCTAAAAAATATGGATTAGGTTCTGACTCTCAGCTACGCAAATGGATTAATACATACAAAGCGTTCGGTGATGAAGGATTAATGCGTTCTCGTAAGCAAACAAAATACTCTTTCGAAAAGAAGATTTCTGTTGTAGAATCATATCTATCAAGTGAGATTTCATATCAAGACTTGGCGATTCAAGAAGGTATAACAAATCCAAGTATGATTACTAACTGGGTTAATCGCTTTCGTGTTGCAGGTCCTGATGCTTTGAGACCTCGCAAGAAAGGTAGAAAGAAAACATTGGATAAACCTAAGATAGATAACAAACCAATAACTCAAGAAAACAGCGTTGTCGACACCAGTGCCGAACACGTAAAAGAATTAGAGGATGAACTGCTTAAGCTAAGAATTGAGAATGCCTTTTTAAAAGAACTGAGGAGGCTGCGCTTAGAGGACGAGGCAAAAATGAGAGAACGGCGCTCGTCATCAACAGCCTCCGAGGAGAATTCAAACTAAAAGACCTTCTCTCTTATGTAGGCATGCCTAAGGCAACATATATGTACTGGCGGAAAAGATTTGATAGAGAAAACCCTGACAAAGAAATCGAGGAGAAGATTCTTGAAATCAGAGTGACTCACAAGGATTATGGTTATCGTCGAATGGTTGGAGAATTAAGAAATCAAGGCTACAGTGGAAACAAAAAGAAAGTACAACGTATAATGCAGAAACTAGGTTTACAGGTTACATCATTCACTCGTAAAAATCGGAAATACAGCTCATACAATGGAAAAGTCGGAACGGTTGCTCCTAATCGTATAAAGAGACGATTTAACACGCATATTCCTCATCAGAAGATTACTACGGATACTACTGAGTTTAAGTATTATGAGATTGATGTGAAAGGTCATATGACCATGCACAAGCTGTATCTAGATCCATTTATGGATATGTGTAATGGTGAAATTATCAGCTTTGGAATAGCAAGGCAACCATCAGCTAAAAATGTTATGGATGCATTAGAACAGGCAATTGCAACAACCTCTGATTGTCCATATCGAAGAACATTCCACTCAGATCAAGGTTGGGCATATCAGATGAAGGTATACACTCATCGCCTTAAGAAAAATCGGATTTTCCAAAGTATGTCACGCAAAGGAAACTGCCATGACAACTCTGTTATGGAGAACTTCTTTGGTCTGCTTAAACAGGAAATCTATCATGGTGTAGTTTACTATAGTTATGAAGAATTAAAGTCAGAAATTGAACGATACATTAAGTATTACAACGAGCAAAGAATAAAAGAAAAACTAGGATGGATGAGTCCTGTGCAATACAGACTTAGTCTCTTAGCTGCATAAAAATTGCGTAACAGATTCTAATATCTGTTACGCAATAAAAGTCTAACTTTTGGGGGTCACATCAACTATATCTGTAACGAAGATAAAACCGACAATGAAATCTATGTTACAACTCACCTGTGCAGCAGAGAAAATGCTCATAAAGAATTTGAACTTACCAAGAAACAATTTGGTTCAAAAACCAAGACCTTAGCCCATCATTTAATCCAATCCTTTGTTCCGGAAGAAGTGAGCTTTGAAGAAGCTCATCAGGTAGGAATTGAACTTTGTGAAAAGATTTTAGGCGGGAAATATGAGTATGTTTTAGCGACACATATCGACAAAGACCATATACACAATCACATCATTTTTAATTCCATAGATGTAGATGAGGGCAAGGTTTATCATTCTTATTGCGGCTCTTATATGAACATCAGAAATCAAAGCGACAGACTTTGCAAGGAGCATAATTTATCTGTAATTGACCAAGAAACACAAAAGGAAATCAACGAGATTAGGCGAAGAAAATATGTGAATTGGTATGACTGGAATGAGGATAAAAAAGGGAATAGCTATAAATCAAGGCTTCAGTTTGATATTGATAGAACTATAAAACAGTCAATCAACTGGCAAGACTTTTTAGCTAAAATGGAAAACTGCGGTTATAAAATTAAACAAGGAAAACACACAGCTTTCAGGACTAAAAATCAGCAGAGATTTACCAGAACAAAGACCATAGGAGCTAACTATACCGAAGAAAGAATTAAGGAACGAATCCTGAATAAAGATAGAGAGATTGGCAATATCGTAGATATTAAGAACAACGATAAAGCAAAGTCAAGTAGAGGATAT
This is a stretch of genomic DNA from Campylobacter sp. RM6914. It encodes these proteins:
- the guaA gene encoding glutamine-hydrolyzing GMP synthase, whose translation is MKTSDIIVLDFGSQYTQLIARRLREQGVYTEILPFNAKLDDIKAKEPKGIILSGGPASVYAADAYFCDEGVFSLGLPILGICYGMQLLAHNFGAKVAAANKKEYGKAELNVVKEHVLFADTPNSQIAWMSHSDIVENLPQGFEPLATSENSPFCVFGDDVRKFYAMQFHPEVQHSEFGSQILKNFAKHICGCESTWNMGSFAKMQMERIKAKVGDDKVLCAVSGGVDSSVVAALLAHCIKDNLIVVFVDNGLLRTNEREQVEATFRTRLGVDLIVIDASEMFLSRLAGVTDPEKKRKIIGETFIEVFDAEAKKHTNVKYLAQGTLYTDIIESSVVGASKTIKSHHNVGGLPDWMKFELIEPLREIFKDEVRQLGLELGLSRDLVFRHPFPGPGLAIRIMGEVNVPSLELLRKADVILRDELKSTGWYNKTWQAFCVLLNVNSVGVMGDNRTYENAVCIRVVDASDGMTASFSRLPYDLLENVSRRIINEVEGINRVVYDISSKPPATIEWE
- a CDS encoding IS3 family transposase (programmed frameshift) translates to MAKYNFEFKKKVVLEYLDGKGGTPYLSKKYGLGSDSQLRKWINTYKAFGDEGLMRSRKQTKYSFEKKISVVESYLSSEISYQDLAIQEGITNPSMITNWVNRFRVAGPDALRPRKKGRKKTLDKPKIDNKPITQENSVVDTSAEHVKELEDELLKLRIENAFFKRTEEAALRGRGKNERTALVINSLRGEFKLKDLLSYVGMPKATYMYWRKRFDRENPDKEIEEKILEIRVTHKDYGYRRMVGELRNQGYSGNKKKVQRIMQKLGLQVTSFTRKNRKYSSYNGKVGTVAPNRIKRRFNTHIPHQKITTDTTEFKYYEIDVKGHMTMHKLYLDPFMDMCNGEIISFGIARQPSAKNVMDALEQAIATTSDCPYRRTFHSDQGWAYQMKVYTHRLKKNRIFQSMSRKGNCHDNSVMENFFGLLKQEIYHGVVYYSYEELKSEIERYIKYYNEQRIKEKLGWMSPVQYRLSLLAA
- a CDS encoding relaxase/mobilization nuclease domain-containing protein: MCNEDKTDNEIYVTTHLCSRENAHKEFELTKKQFGSKTKTLAHHLIQSFVPEEVSFEEAHQVGIELCEKILGGKYEYVLATHIDKDHIHNHIIFNSIDVDEGKVYHSYCGSYMNIRNQSDRLCKEHNLSVIDQETQKEINEIRRRKYVNWYDWNEDKKGNSYKSRLQFDIDRTIKQSINWQDFLAKMENCGYKIKQGKHTAFRTKNQQRFTRTKTIGANYTEERIKERILNKDREIGNIVDIKNNDKAKSSRGYERWATKHNLQTAASTLVEIRNKGFNSMEELGRGISRISIEKNDLKREFDKLSLEQKRIKEVVKHIQICISKREHYEGYRKNPNDKIYMMMNRKDVEAYQKSYEEIDIFLKQFPHLRHIVVGELKTKSEKNLFRKLNEHSKELRAKQEEIAKKHNSLAAQYEELEHLKVNMNDYLGRDRTEKKKDSVICAIKKYKAEEKGNHKRKNKISKEAER